Sequence from the Pontibacter pudoricolor genome:
AATGGCTATGCGCCTTAAACTGGCTCATATCGAAAAGAACTTTGATGGCACGCAACTTACCAACAAACTATACAACGAACTGCTGGAGCAGCATGTGGAGCAGTTTTTATCCTTTTAAACTATAGGCTAAACTATAACCTATACAAACTATAAAAACAGAAAAGGCTTCCAAAACTGGAAGCCTTTTCTGTTTTTATAGTTTGATCACTTAGTCAACGTTATCGTGCAGGAAACGATTGTCGCCTAAAATCTCATTATCATCATTCAAGTTAAAGCGGGAGATGTTACGCTCTGAAGAATGTGCTACAGACTCCAGTGCTACATTGCGGCGCAGGTAAGCAGGCACTTCAAGCTTCTCTTTTATAGCCTCCGTCGTGATCTCAGAACTCAGTCTGCGAAGACGCTCACGGCGCTCTTCCTGTCTGCGCTTCATTAGCTCACGTTCCTCCACTTCACGGGCCACGCGATCATCTGCCTTAGGCGGATAAAAGCTTTCCGGTGTGTCCGTAGCACCCAGATCAAACACGATACGGGTTGGCTGCTGCTCAACTGGCTTACGTACTGCCTCATACTGCGGGGCAGGTACCGGTGCCGGGATTGGTGCAGGAGCCGGCGCCTGAACTATAGGAGCTGGCGCTGCCACCTGCTTAGGCACAAATGTAGTTACCTCAATAACTTCTGGCTTAGCTGGCTCAGCTACTTCAATTTTTTTTTGGCTCTCCAGGTCAAATACCGTTTTTTTAGGCTCCATCAGGTTATCCGTATTGCTGGCAAAACCTGTCGCAATAACAGTAACGCGAATGCTTTGGCCCAGGTCAGAATCAATACCATGACCGAAAATAACTTCAGCTTCCTGGCCAGCTTTGTCCTGGATATATTCTGTAATCTCAGTCAACTCATCCATCTCAAGCTCTGCCTGCTCACCAGACATAATTGAAAGAAGGATTTTCTGAGCACCATGAATGTCAGTGTTGTTCAATAACGGAGAAGAAAGCGCTTCTTCAGCAGCACGTAACGCACGGCCTTCGCCTTCTGTTATCGCAGAACCCATCACTGCGGCACCAGAGTCTTTCATTACCGTTTTAACGTCTTCAAAGTCAACGTTTACTTCAGCTGTAACTGTAATAATCTCAGCTATAGATTTAGCAGCTGTAGTTAACACGTTATCTGCTTTTGCAAATGCCTCCCGGATGGTCAGGTTACCAAACATCTCGCGCAGCTTGTCGTTCAGGATCACCAGGATCGTATCGCAGTTTTCGCTTAGTTCTCTAACACCATCTTCAGCAGCCTGCTTCTTCTTACGGCCTTCAAAACCGAAAGGAGCTGTAACTATACCAACTGTAAGTATACCTAGCTCTTTAGCAACTTTTGCAATTACAGGAGCAGCACCAGTACCAGTACCACCACCCATACCTGCCGTAATAAATACCATTTTGGTATCGTTGCTCAGCATTTCACGGATTTCTTCCTTGCTTTCAAGAGCAGCTTGCTTGCCTTTTTCAGGGTTCGCTCCTGCGCCAAGGCCTTCTGTCAGGTTTTGACCAAGTGCCAGTCTGGTAGGAACGCTGCTGCTTTTAAGGGCTTGTGCATCGGTATTACATATGATAAACTCAACATCTTTAATGCCCTGGTTATACATATGGTTCACAGCGTTGCTTCCACCGCCCCCGACACCAATCACCTTAATGATAGACTTACTGCTTGACGGTAAGTCGAAAGTGTACATGCTCATGCTAATTTCTCCTGCTCTGTTATGGGTTAATAACTTTGTTTGTTGTCGTCTATATCATCGGATAAGAAGCCTTTTATCATGCTGATGATGCCGCCTTCTTTACCTCCGGCTTTAGGGGCCGGTTTTTTATATTCTATTCTTTCCGGTGCTTCCGATACTCTTTCGGCACTGCGATTGTCCAGCGACTGGAAACCGGCAAGCACAAGCCCCACACTGGTTGCATACATCGGGCTCTTCACAGCGTCAATTTTAGATTTGCCAAGGTGCTCGTTCGGATAACCGATACGCGTATCCATGCCTGAAATGTATTCTACCAGTTGCACCAGGTTCTGAAGCTGCGCCCCGCCGCCTGTGATAACTATACCAGCTGCCAGACTGTTTGCATACCCTGATCTCACGATCTCGGCATATACCAGTTCTACAATCTCTTCCATTCTTGCCTCTATAATAAAAGCAAGGTTCTTCAAAGATATCTCTTTTGGCGTACGATCTCTTAATCCAGGGATAGAAACTATCTCATTTTCTGAGGCTTCGTCTGCAATAGCTTTACCAAATTTTACCTTCAGTTGCTCCGCCTGGTTCTGCATAACCATGCAGCCCTGCTTTATATCGGAGGTGATAATGTTGCCACCGAAAGGTAAAACAGCTGTATGACGGATAATATTGTCTTTGAAGATTGCTATATCTGTTGTGCCACCGCCAATATCAACCAATGCCACACCTGCTTCACGTTCCTCATCGCTCAGCACCGACATGCAGGAGGCCAGGGGCTCCAGTATCAGCTGGTCAATTTCCAGGCCGGCACGGGTAACGCATTTGTTGATGTTGCTGATAGCATTTGACTGTGCTGTGATGATATGGAAGTTACCCTCCAGACGCACACCAGACATACCAACCGGATCCACTATACCTTCTTCGTAATCAACTTTGTACTCCTGCGGCATCACATGAATGATCTCGCTCCCCGGAGGTGTTACCAAACGGTACATGTCGTTGGTGAGGCGATTCACGTCTTCAACAGTAATTTCGTTATCAGTCACGGCACGTGTAATACTGCCATTGTGCTGTAAACTTTTAATATGCTGACCGGCAATCCCTACGTTCACTACGCCAATGTTAATGTCTGCCTGCGCTTCTGCCTGGCTTACTGCCTTTCTGATCGCTTCTACCGTTTTGTCGATATTGCTGACCATGCCACGCACAACCCCTTCAGAAGCTGCTTTTCCCATTCCCAGGATCTCCAGCTTACCATACTCGTTTCTCCGACCTACAAGTGCGCAAACTTTGGTTGTGCCAATGTCCAAGCCTACTACTATTTTGTCGTTCTGCATATCTGTATATTTA
This genomic interval carries:
- the ftsZ gene encoding cell division protein FtsZ, producing the protein MSMYTFDLPSSSKSIIKVIGVGGGGSNAVNHMYNQGIKDVEFIICNTDAQALKSSSVPTRLALGQNLTEGLGAGANPEKGKQAALESKEEIREMLSNDTKMVFITAGMGGGTGTGAAPVIAKVAKELGILTVGIVTAPFGFEGRKKKQAAEDGVRELSENCDTILVILNDKLREMFGNLTIREAFAKADNVLTTAAKSIAEIITVTAEVNVDFEDVKTVMKDSGAAVMGSAITEGEGRALRAAEEALSSPLLNNTDIHGAQKILLSIMSGEQAELEMDELTEITEYIQDKAGQEAEVIFGHGIDSDLGQSIRVTVIATGFASNTDNLMEPKKTVFDLESQKKIEVAEPAKPEVIEVTTFVPKQVAAPAPIVQAPAPAPIPAPVPAPQYEAVRKPVEQQPTRIVFDLGATDTPESFYPPKADDRVAREVEERELMKRRQEERRERLRRLSSEITTEAIKEKLEVPAYLRRNVALESVAHSSERNISRFNLNDDNEILGDNRFLHDNVD
- the ftsA gene encoding cell division protein FtsA — translated: MQNDKIVVGLDIGTTKVCALVGRRNEYGKLEILGMGKAASEGVVRGMVSNIDKTVEAIRKAVSQAEAQADINIGVVNVGIAGQHIKSLQHNGSITRAVTDNEITVEDVNRLTNDMYRLVTPPGSEIIHVMPQEYKVDYEEGIVDPVGMSGVRLEGNFHIITAQSNAISNINKCVTRAGLEIDQLILEPLASCMSVLSDEEREAGVALVDIGGGTTDIAIFKDNIIRHTAVLPFGGNIITSDIKQGCMVMQNQAEQLKVKFGKAIADEASENEIVSIPGLRDRTPKEISLKNLAFIIEARMEEIVELVYAEIVRSGYANSLAAGIVITGGGAQLQNLVQLVEYISGMDTRIGYPNEHLGKSKIDAVKSPMYATSVGLVLAGFQSLDNRSAERVSEAPERIEYKKPAPKAGGKEGGIISMIKGFLSDDIDDNKQSY